The DNA segment CCTTCTCGACGACGTTGCAGGTCATGAAGACCAGCAGCTCGGTATTGACTTTCTCGATGTCGTTCTGGCGGAAAAGGAAGTTGGCGATGGGGATATCTCCCAGTACGGGGAGCTTACTGACGTTAAGCCGGTCCGAAACGTTGCGCAAGCCGCCGATGAAGATGGTGCGTCCGTTGCCCGTTAAGAGCGTCGTGGAAGCTTCGCGTTTGTCTTCAATGGGTACGCCGGTTTCGGAGAGGCCGCTGATGGAACTCTGCTTGGCCTTGATTTCCACGACAATATCGTTATTGTGGGTTACGCGGGGCGTTACCTCGAGCTGGACGCCGATGGGCTTGAACTCCGTCGTGGCCACGGGCGGCCCCTGGGTGGTTTGCGTCAATTCCTGGTAGGGGTATTCCTGGACGATGCTGATCTCAGCAATCTTGTTCTCGATAGTAACGACTACAGGATTGGCCAAGATCTCGGCGTTGCGGCTTTGCACCTCGGCGGCGATGTCGGCACGGAAATCCCACTCGCTGCTGAGAGTGCCGATCGAGAGCACCCCGGCGTCCAGGAGGTCGGTGCCGATATTGCCCATGGTCGCGTCGAGCGCCAGCTCTTGCAGGTTCCCGATGACTTCGCCGCGGCGGTTGACGTCGGGGATATGCTGCATGACCCAGTCAACACCGGTCTGGGAGGCATCACGCATCACCGCGTCGACGATCATGGCGTCGATCGATACCTGTTTGACCGGGATGTCGAGTTCTTTGATCAATTCCTCGATCTGCGCCACAACAACGGGCGTGTCGGTTACCACGACATGCCGTCCCCGGGTATCTTGCTCGACCATGCCGATCTCCTTGGTGAGCATGCCCTCGATTACCGGGCTGATACCCTCGGGTTCGGCGTAATTGAGTTTGATGGCGCGCGTCACGGTTGGAATGACGGCCTCGGCGAGGTCCAATTGCTTGACGATTTGCTCGAGTTCTTGTATGCGCTCGACCGGACCGGCCAAGACGATGACATTGGTGCTGGCGTTGTCTGCCACGGAGATGGATTGAGAATCGGGGTAACCGAGAACAATGGCATCGAGGGTCTTCTTGACCTCTTCAGCCCGGGCCTTCTCGAGGACCACGAGCTTGGTGGTACGTTTGGCGGCAATCGCTTCCTCGATGGGCACAATGCGATAGATGGACCCTTCTTTTATGATGCCCAGGCCATTCATGCCCAGGACGATTTCCATCGCTTCCATGAGCGGAATATTCTTGAGGCTTGCGGTCACGGTGCCGGTAATATCGGTGCCTGCGATCACGTTTATGTCGGCGCGTTGTGCCAGAAGCGCCACGACATTACTGAGGTCCATTTCACGGAACTCAATCGAGAC comes from the Candidatus Hydrogenedentota bacterium genome and includes:
- a CDS encoding secretin N-terminal domain-containing protein translates to MSRKTYIMSVAVCAVVLLTVFAASIEAVEDQRAPNEAQSYEGCAAGISDGGTCVRTAESLVASILELPEAEPVEEAPVLIEAPALPTETVTQSPEVEIITLTHLSDSPCEPEQLDETSTPYYEATPAPVHFAEAAMAQVKAVPVKLEGLPMIRLAAPEKAAEGEKAEEAPAEEPAEAAAAETPAAAPETPAAPEPAPQPPAPPAPREAKPEMKPVTRTAKPLPVPEEGATLTPAVEKASIAAPQVKGDPLRQLVSIEFREMDLSNVVALLAQRADINVIAGTDITGTVTASLKNIPLMEAMEIVLGMNGLGIIKEGSIYRIVPIEEAIAAKRTTKLVVLEKARAEEVKKTLDAIVLGYPDSQSISVADNASTNVIVLAGPVERIQELEQIVKQLDLAEAVIPTVTRAIKLNYAEPEGISPVIEGMLTKEIGMVEQDTRGRHVVVTDTPVVVAQIEELIKELDIPVKQVSIDAMIVDAVMRDASQTGVDWVMQHIPDVNRRGEVIGNLQELALDATMGNIGTDLLDAGVLSIGTLSSEWDFRADIAAEVQSRNAEILANPVVVTIENKIAEISIVQEYPYQELTQTTQGPPVATTEFKPIGVQLEVTPRVTHNNDIVVEIKAKQSSISGLSETGVPIEDKREASTTLLTGNGRTIFIGGLRNVSDRLNVSKLPVLGDIPIANFLFRQNDIEKVNTELLVFMTCNVVEKDLPELSPEQRARHDKLDTVPEVPDSQRTLFRTMTHPEEMRDPAWKWRRKK